Below is a genomic region from Numenius arquata chromosome 8, bNumArq3.hap1.1, whole genome shotgun sequence.
CTGGACAGCTGTTTCCTCTTTGCATGGTGCTGGCTGGTAGCGGCACAGGGACCCCAAATATCCTCAAGACAGTTACAATAATGCTGGTCAAGATGGGAGGCCAAAGGCACTCCTGAGCTCTCCGGATCCCCCGTCTATAGGTTGCTTCTGGATTTGGCTGTTTGACTGACACAGTTTCTAGGTCTCATTGTGTTATCTAActagtttctgaaagaaaacacctTGTGACTGATGCTCCTAGTTTGCATTTAGCAAGATCAAAACAAGGATTATGCATGAGTCCTCGGAAAAAGACCTGTGGTGGGGGCAGCTATAGTGTAGGACTTTGCCTAAAGCATTTACACCCCAGAGTTCTGAAGATTTCTCGTCTTTAGGTGGATTTAAAATTTCACTTATTTATCAATTTATATTTGTAGTGAAGACTGGGTTATGATAGAGGATTTAACGTCATTAAACGTAGTCTGTCTGGATTTTGTATGCTGTCTATTTTCTAGATATATCACAGCAGATGATtgtgtttctcctattgcataaCTGATAGTCTGTCCTATTcttttaatcaggaaaaaaatcttcactgtgaTCTTACGTTAATATCAGAACTGTAAAGAGAGCTGAGAATGAGAGGGGCTCACCATGAAAGACCTGAAGTTCTTGGTATACACGTCATCAATGAGCTGCAGATGAACACAGTGTATGCCTCAGAAGATGGATGTGAGTGTGGACTGGCACTCTGAGAATAGCATTTGTGACACAGCTGAGAAGCATTCAAATTATTCCAGAAAGACCACTTATTCCAGAAAAGTGGGGCACACATCTAGCCTCCAGAAGGAGGTAGACATGAATTACTCACAGACATGCAGTCCTCATTGCAACTCTGCTAGACCTTCAAGTAAGCAGGAGCTTCCTGCAGAGTTGCAGTGTGAAGACAAAGAAACCTATGAGACCTACTACCAGAAGCAAGGTGAGAGTACAGCTGGGGTATTTGTTCCCTCTGGTACCAACTTTGACCTGCAGTGTGAAGGTAAAAATTTAGAGCACTGTTCCTCTGAGCGGTCCAAGAAGCCATGGAGAAGACTATGTGACGGTAACGGAAGTACCGTTCTTGCTGATGTGTTTGATGAGGACCCGGACCCTGTCTGTGAGGAAGCTTTGCCGTATCGGTGCAAGAAGTGTGGTTCCTCTTTCCAGGGTATGAGTGAGCTGCAGGAACATAAGCGAAATCATCTTGTGGAAAACTCATACCGATGTCCCGTCTGTGCCAAAGAGTTCTTCCGTGCAGCAAATTTGCGGATGCACAAGCTTATTCATTCTAGTGATAGGCCACACAAGTGTCCGGAGTGTGACAAGGGTTTCATTCGCACAGCTGATGTCTGGAGGCACCTACGCAATGTGCACAAGATAGAGCGCTCCATGGTGATCTTGGGAAATGGCATGGCTAGGAACCCGTGGTCGATAGTGCATCGTAACCAACACACTGTTGAGTATACTGATCAGCCTTGTGCAGAAAACCAAAAGTCTGAGGAAGATGACTATAAACCTTTTGCCTGTCCAACGTGTGGCAAAGGTTTCGATAAGCCTAACCTGCTTTCCAAACACAAGGTGATCCACCGGCCAGACAAGCCCTATAAGTGTCAGGAATGTGGCATGGCGTTCGTCCAGCTGCTCAGGCTGAAGAGACACCAGCAGACTCACTCTGGGGAACGTCCCTTCTATTGCGAGGAGTGTGGGGGGACGTTCACCCGGCTGGCATCGCTCCAGCGCCATCACCGCATCCATACTGGAGAGAAGCCCTACTCTTGCAATTACTGTGGTCATTCCTTCACCGAGTCAGGTACCCTACGGAGGCATGAGCGCACACACAAATTGGACAAATCTTAATTCTTAAGCTCACTGGTGATTGTGGTCTTATGGGTTGCTTCTTCCCTGAACGAGGCCTGATCAGTTGGGCTGGAGAAAGCACTCAACTCCATGCACTCTGGCCAGTCCAGACCCATTTCCCAGCAGTGGCTGGTAGGGACCACTACATCATGGAAATCTCTGGAATCTGTACTGGTAGAGATGGTGCTCACTGGCTTTAAACTGGCTTTGTATGGAAAAATAACCTAATTACCACTGAGTAATGAAATGTGAGACTTGTGAAGACTGAAACCACTGGCGTGCTAGCACCGTCCAATTCGCTGAACTGATGATGCATCAGCTTGAGCTTTTTGCAAGGATGCGTGGGCTGTGAGACTTCTCTCTGCCATCTTGGTCACTGGATAAATTGGCCCTGCCCTCTGGAGCGTGACGGCTCTTTGGCGCTGGGTTTGGAGATCTGTTGTTGCAGGTCTTTGCTAAGTCAGAACAGTCCAGAGTTGTCCCTCTATCTCTTCTCTTCTTGTATTCTGCTGAGTTTTTCTTTCTAGTACTTTTTTTATTTGGAGGGGAAGTATCAtgttggttatttaaaaaaaaaaaacacaacacaaaccacCAACCACAAAACAGTTCCTTAATAAACTCAACAGTTACCATCTGTATTTCATAAATGTTTCTATCTAAGGGAGTATCAATCTCTTTTGTGTGATTAGTTGAATGTCTGTTAATGATGGAAAGAGTTTTATTTTCGCTATTGACAGTGTATGTTCTTGGGGTGAGGGGTTTAGTTATATTTGTCTCTCTGATGGAACTGTGCACTCTAAATCTGAACAGATAAATATTACAGTAGCAAATGTTTGAGAACACAAAAtgcaaagagcaggagaaaggccAGATTTAAGCCACCTTTGCTACTCGTTGCATAGGAGTCATcttcatttaaacattttcacGCATAACTACTgcaaagagtccagcagagggctacaaagatgatcaagggaatagagcacctctcttatgaggaaaagctgaaagaCCTGTTCTGTTCAGCGTAGAGAAGattgagaggggatcttatcaatgcttataaatatctaaagagtgggtgtcaagaggatggggccaggctcttctcagttgtgccaggtgacaggacaaggggcagagaggttgtggagtcttcttctctggagatattcaaaacctgcctggacacgttcctgttcaacctgctctgggtgaacctgttttggcaggggggttggactagatggtctccgaaggtcccttccagtccctacaattctgtgataagGAAACTTCTCATAAGAAAACCGTGTTTTGTGTTCAGTGGCATGTCTGAGTACTACCCAGAGTGTCTGCTGGTCCCTTTGCTTTGATTTAGATTCAAATGTTCTGTGAAGAAAAATTTCCCTAGAAACTAGCCCCGCAGACTCAGGCAGGTGCTGCCTAATGCCCGAAGGCTGTAACTTCCAATTAAGTATGTATTGCCTCAGTTACGGCAGTGGGGTTTTTGACTTTGAAACTTAATAATGACACTTAATCTACTGTTAGCCACTGTGGCAGAAGCATTCAGTTTGTCCTTAAGTTGCAGCTCTAATTTCCTTTCCGTGTCAGAAagctttgcttcctttcctctgcCAGCTACTGTAATTTCACTAATTTCTTTCTAATGCATTCTGCCTTTTCAGCAGGAAGTTGTGCAGCAGAGTGAAAGTAAAGCTTCAGGGTAACGGACCTTTGCGTTTACTACCAGGCTATTTAATGTAAAGCACAGATTGTGCTGTTTGCAAATTTCATAGAATAGAAAATGACTCTTGCATTCCCCTGGATTTCTGTGGGGTTACGAAGTCCAAGCTCCATGTCTCAGAACTTGGGCTAAATGTGATGAGTTGTGGGTGTTGCAGTGTTTGATGTGAGGTCCTTAGCTCAGGTCAAGCTGAACCTCTGTCCTCAGCAACACTTCAGCTTGATTGTGAATGGGAGACTTAATTCTCCCGACCTCTCTAATGGGCTGTTTTAATTCCATTCCTCAAAGAAGTCTCCATATTAGGGAACTGATCTGCATCCCACTTCTTAGGGATGTGTTATGTTGATTCTGAAATGATGTGCTCTTGTTACCCAGATCTCTCTGCCGGGATGGCTCTGGACCCTGCACTACAGCTGTGAGTGAGACTTCTCCAAATTTCCCTCTGCAGGTAGATCTTAGGTTTCTGAAGGGCTTTTGATGGGACCCCTTACCAAAGGGTCAGTCTTGTCTGAGGGCTGCTTAGCCTCTCTAAGAGGAAGGATCTTTGCAtggaaaaaatcctttctgaaaGGGGACTGTGGGTAAATGATCTGCAGAGAGAGGTCATCAGTGCTGTTCTGCAGGGATCATGCTGTTCAACACAATTTGAAATGACCTAGAGAGAGGGCAGATAGCAAGGTGACAAAGCCGTTCCAGAAGATATCATGCATTAAGTTTCCACCCTCATCTTCTAAATGCATTTCGAAGTTGTCAGCTACAGTCTCCCCTTTTCTGCATTCCGCTTCTCCCTCGGGTGTGCAGTGCTTTTGCTGTAGGGGGTTTTAATATCCAATTAAACTGCACCACTATGCACACCTTTATGTTCTGTGACTGTTCTGCTTAGACGATTGCGGTAATTGGGAACATCTAGTTATTCTGCTTCTTGGTGTTCGCAATTGGTGGAGTTTGTACCTGTAAGAGCATAACGGTGAAAGTGTTTTGAACAAAGGTCTGTTTAATGGGAAGAGTAAATGGTTGGTGAAATTAAAACTACTAGGCTTAACTAAAAGGTTATTAAAAAGATACTTGCCTGGAAGGTTGACTTGCATATAAAGTGCTTGGATGTGTGAAAGGAGTAATTAAAATGTGTGATGGTTTCTGGGAAAAGCGTGTTGAACGCTCTTCAAAGAAACTTGCACTAACTCCAGTGCAAGTTACAGGAAATCCCTTAGAGCTTAATTTAACCCAGAGATCATCACTTCTGCACTTCACATCTTTAATTATATTAAAAGGTTTGGAAGTCTTTACCAGGCCCTGACACTCTCTCAGTGTCAGTCTGAGTTACTGGTAGCCATAGCCAGTCATGGTAGCTAGTTAGTGAGCAAATACACCTGCTTCATTAGAGAGGTTTTCAAGTGTGTGGTTTCAGCAGCAGCGATTTTTCTTTGTGCAGAGTACAGGTGTATCTGTTAGCTCATTTGCGTCTGTAAAGGCCATGGAAGAACCCGTTCCCTCTGATGCTGTTCTG
It encodes:
- the LOC141467950 gene encoding uncharacterized protein, which encodes MDVSVDWHSENSICDTAEKHSNYSRKTTYSRKVGHTSSLQKEVDMNYSQTCSPHCNSARPSSKQELPAELQCEDKETYETYYQKQGESTAGVFVPSGTNFDLQCEGKNLEHCSSERSKKPWRRLCDGNGSTVLADVFDEDPDPVCEEALPYRCKKCGSSFQGMSELQEHKRNHLVENSYRCPVCAKEFFRAANLRMHKLIHSSDRPHKCPECDKGFIRTADVWRHLRNVHKIERSMVILGNGMARNPWSIVHRNQHTVEYTDQPCAENQKSEEDDYKPFACPTCGKGFDKPNLLSKHKVIHRPDKPYKCQECGMAFVQLLRLKRHQQTHSGERPFYCEECGGTFTRLASLQRHHRIHTGEKPYSCNYCGHSFTESGTLRRHERTHKLDKS